In the Pseudoliparis swirei isolate HS2019 ecotype Mariana Trench chromosome 19, NWPU_hadal_v1, whole genome shotgun sequence genome, one interval contains:
- the fgf18a gene encoding fibroblast growth factor 18a, producing MWPLLSTLTVLCIQMLLVMCDPLQQVLGVDGVNFSVHVENQTQVRDTMSRRHHRVYQLYSRTSGKHVQVLGRRISARGEDGDKFAQLVVEADTFGSQVRIRGKETNFYLCMNRRGKLVGKKASNRSDDCVFVEKVLENHYTALMSARHTGWYVGFTKRGRPRRGPHTLPNQQDVHFMKRFPPGEQPDLTTPFRFTTVSKRGKRVRATGPR from the exons ATGTGGCCCCTTCTTTCCACGCTGACCGTCTT ATGTATCCAGATGTTGCTGGTGATGTGCGATCCATTACAG caGGTACTTGGTGTGGATGGGGTCAACTTCAGCGTGCATGTGGAGAACCAAACACAGGTGCGAGACACCATGAGCCGACGACACCACCGCGTCTACCAGCTCTACAGCCGCACCAGCGGCAAACACGTCCAAGTACTGGGACGCAGAATCAGCGCTcgaggagaagatggagacaaatttg CCCAGCTCGTAGTGGAGGCTGATACCTTTGGTAGCCAGGTGAGAATCCGGGGCAAAGAAACCAATTTCTACCTGTGCATGAACCGCCGCGGAAAGCTGGTCGGAAAG AAGGCCAGTAACCGAAGCGATGACTGCGTTTTTGTGGAAAAGGTTCTGGAAAACCACTACACAGCTCTGATGTCAGCACGCCACACAGGCTGGTATGTGGGCTTCACTAAAAGAGGTCGTCCTCGCCGTGGTCCCCACACACTCCCGAACCAGCAGGACGTACACTTCATGAAGCGCTTCCCGCCGGGTGAGCAGCCAGACCTCACCACCCCCTTTCGCTTCACCACCGTCAGCAAGCGGGGCAAGCGGGTGCGTGCTACCGGGCCCCGCTAG